Proteins found in one Planctomycetes bacterium MalM25 genomic segment:
- the algB gene encoding Alginate biosynthesis transcriptional regulatory protein AlgB: MSRILFIDDEAPMLRSLQREFSAEYDLSVAYSAAEAQALLGGPGHFDVVVSDVSMPEMNGLDFIETASPDCPDTRFVVLTGNCDTKTLERAEAMPSVSHVLLKPSSREAILEAIG; the protein is encoded by the coding sequence ATGTCGCGCATCCTGTTCATTGACGACGAGGCCCCCATGCTGCGGTCCTTGCAGCGCGAGTTCAGCGCGGAGTACGACCTGAGCGTCGCTTACTCCGCCGCCGAAGCGCAGGCCCTGTTGGGCGGTCCGGGGCACTTCGACGTGGTCGTCAGCGACGTCAGCATGCCGGAGATGAACGGCCTCGATTTCATCGAGACCGCCTCGCCCGACTGCCCCGATACCCGGTTCGTCGTGCTCACCGGCAATTGCGACACAAAGACCCTCGAGCGGGCCGAGGCGATGCCCTCGGTCAGCCACGTGCTCCTCAAGCCGAGCAGCCGCGAGGCGATCCTCGAGGCGATCGGCTGA
- the fixL gene encoding Sensor protein FixL, translating to MPHVSPLQLSVPYGPKRFWMRCAMVLGVILLLAGVKQLVLERTIHGMDADGSQINNSGRQRMLSQQIAKNALRIREAQPTGDPITLDRSRRELRRALDEFEAFHAGNQSLGKDQITGETNPALEGQFRELQAIHRTLVDHARGFLTEGETPDPEELLHASDRYLTGMNALTIDLANGSARRVHAARQTARWWCGATIGLIALASLFVLWPALRESHQDKRAFQEALRHLELERAAGEVLNDSLRGALALNRAVFSTAADSVIILNREGIIEQANRSAAETFAIPEERLVDSRINDLMSECDADVHDEYLKHACESTTDGVLLRNHHVRGRRSNGSQFPAELSVSKVQVAGRTVFTGILRDISERVRLEGRLAQARKMESVGQLASGIAHEINTPMQFIATNISYLDRQLTGLVDFFEGLKKARGEEFTTEERGRRVQELLDNLSEALASADIRGAIDDSLVGVNRVVEIISAMKDFAHPGTESKGVVDINHVLETAAVIARNRTKEVARVTLDLNECEEFPGVVSGLNQTFVNLLVNAADAIEEAAGEHGAMGDIRVTSRRLEEGVEVRVSDTGCGMSEEVASHAFDPFYTTKDVGKGSGQGLSIAYNAVVEQHRGRITIESAPGEGTTFRIFLPIVPAAVEVGAEDQQKAEPVG from the coding sequence ATGCCACACGTCTCCCCCCTGCAACTCTCCGTCCCCTACGGCCCCAAGCGCTTCTGGATGCGGTGCGCGATGGTGCTTGGCGTGATCCTGCTGCTGGCCGGTGTGAAGCAGCTCGTCTTAGAAAGAACGATTCACGGCATGGACGCCGACGGATCCCAGATCAACAACTCGGGGCGGCAGCGGATGCTGAGCCAGCAGATCGCAAAGAACGCCCTGAGGATCCGCGAAGCTCAACCAACGGGCGACCCAATCACCCTCGATCGGTCGCGGCGGGAACTCCGCCGGGCTCTCGACGAATTCGAGGCGTTCCACGCCGGAAACCAAAGCCTCGGCAAGGACCAGATCACGGGCGAAACGAACCCCGCGCTGGAGGGTCAGTTCCGGGAGTTGCAAGCAATCCACCGCACCCTCGTCGATCACGCCCGAGGCTTCCTGACCGAGGGCGAGACGCCCGATCCGGAGGAGCTGCTGCACGCGAGCGACCGGTACCTGACGGGCATGAACGCCCTGACGATCGACCTGGCGAACGGCTCCGCCCGCCGCGTTCACGCCGCTCGGCAGACGGCCCGTTGGTGGTGCGGCGCCACGATCGGATTGATCGCGTTGGCTTCGCTGTTTGTTCTGTGGCCGGCTCTGCGAGAATCGCACCAGGACAAGCGCGCCTTCCAGGAGGCGCTCCGCCACCTCGAGCTCGAACGGGCCGCGGGCGAGGTGCTCAACGACTCGCTGCGCGGGGCCCTGGCTCTCAACCGGGCGGTGTTCAGCACGGCGGCCGATTCGGTGATCATCCTCAACCGGGAAGGGATCATCGAGCAGGCCAACCGGTCGGCGGCCGAGACGTTCGCGATCCCCGAGGAGCGTCTGGTCGACAGCCGCATCAACGACCTCATGTCCGAGTGCGACGCCGACGTCCACGACGAGTACCTGAAGCACGCCTGCGAATCGACCACCGACGGCGTCCTCCTCCGCAACCACCACGTTCGTGGCAGGCGGTCCAACGGCAGCCAGTTCCCGGCCGAGCTCTCGGTCTCTAAGGTCCAGGTGGCCGGGCGGACGGTCTTCACGGGCATCCTCCGCGACATCTCCGAGCGGGTCCGACTCGAGGGCCGATTGGCCCAAGCCCGCAAGATGGAATCGGTCGGCCAATTGGCCTCGGGCATCGCCCATGAGATCAACACACCCATGCAGTTCATCGCGACCAACATCAGCTACCTCGACCGCCAACTGACCGGGCTGGTCGACTTCTTCGAGGGATTGAAGAAGGCCCGGGGCGAAGAATTCACCACCGAGGAAAGGGGCCGCCGTGTTCAAGAGCTCCTCGACAACCTGTCGGAGGCCCTCGCCTCGGCCGACATCCGCGGCGCGATCGACGACAGCCTGGTCGGGGTCAATCGGGTCGTTGAGATCATCAGCGCGATGAAAGACTTCGCCCACCCCGGCACCGAATCGAAGGGCGTGGTCGATATCAACCACGTCCTCGAGACCGCCGCGGTGATCGCCCGCAATCGGACCAAGGAGGTGGCGAGGGTGACCCTCGACCTCAACGAGTGCGAGGAGTTCCCGGGCGTCGTGTCGGGGCTGAACCAGACGTTCGTCAACCTGCTGGTCAACGCCGCCGACGCCATCGAGGAAGCGGCCGGCGAGCACGGCGCGATGGGCGACATCCGGGTCACCTCCCGACGGCTGGAGGAGGGCGTCGAGGTGCGCGTGTCGGACACCGGCTGCGGCATGTCCGAGGAGGTCGCCTCGCACGCGTTCGACCCCTTCTACACAACCAAGGACGTCGGCAAGGGGAGCGGCCAAGGGCTCTCCATCGCCTACAACGCGGTCGTCGAGCAGCACCGCGGGCGCATCACCATCGAGTCGGCCCCCGGCGAAGGGACCACGTTCCGCATCTTCCTGCCGATCGTGCCGGCCGCTGTCGAGGTTGGCGCCGAGGACCAGCAGAAGGCCGAGCCCGTCGGCTGA